Proteins from a single region of Esox lucius isolate fEsoLuc1 chromosome 13, fEsoLuc1.pri, whole genome shotgun sequence:
- the entr1 gene encoding endosome-associated-trafficking regulator 1, with translation MAKQKTSAKTLIIEDDEVQEDGDEMNPFSFKEFIRSKKMYPELKGDPDERNYSTRKKAYGSTLLGEGEYTTPKSFDQDFQGHFYIDPTPFPQSLDNETEDEWAGSYQPSAIEEAHEFGLCGTAAAESSTYSGQSSLCTEEEEDTSSSLWQVDKEFSPEASQSKRAPVNYEGDDETSIAEHSYKTKKSSTETGNRDQQKLREENAQLRKHIKDLVQKSENDDQRIRQLTDELHKRRVQEEREAQALETMVHSVEQNLQLMTKRAVKAEHIVSKLKQELHQLQGQVEGYRYENERLRAGETVALNTMKHNAQVASEYLNKAAQNAETSIKQLLTGAETLCLASQLLQSIDNISEIHNEG, from the exons ATGGCAAAGCAGAAAACATCTGCAAAAACTCTTATAATCGAAGATG ATGAGGTCCAAGAAGATGGAGACGAGATGAATCCCTTCTCCTTCAAAGAGTTTATCCGCAGCAAAAAAATGTACCCAGAACTTAAAGGCGATCCAGATGAGAGGAACTATTCAACGCGAAAG AAGGCCTATGGGAGCACATTGCTGGGTGAGGGGGAATATACTACCCCTAAGAGCTTTGATCAAGACTTCCAGGGTCACTTTTACATCGACCCAACACCATTTCCTCAGTCTCTGGACAACGAGACCGAGGATGAGTGGGCTGGGAGTTACCAGCCATCAGCCATTGAGGAGGCGCATGAGTTTGGACTGTGTGGCACTGCAGCAGCAGAAAGCAGCACATACTCCGGTCAGTCCTCCCTGtgcacagaggaagaggaggacacTTCCTCATCTCTTTGGCAGGTGGACAAGGAGTTCTCACCAGAGGCCAGCCAGTCCAAGAGGGCCCCAGTGAACTATGAGGGAGATGATGAGACATCCATAGCTGAGCACTCCTACAAGACCAAGAAGAGTAGTACTGAGACAGGAAATAGGGATCAACAGAAG CTGAGGGAAGAAAATGCACAGCTCAGGAAGCACATTAAAGATCTTGTGCAGAAGTCTGAGAATGATGATCAAAG AATTCGACAGCTCACGGATGAGTTGCACAAAAGAAGAGtacaggaggagagggaggctcAAGCTTTGGAGACCATGGTCCACTCTGTCGAGCAAAACCTGCAGTTAATGACT AAACGAGCAGTAAAGGCTGAACACATTGTATCAAAACTCAAACAGGAGCTTCATCAATTACAG GGTCAGGTTGAGGGGTACCGGTATGAAAATGAGAGACTTCGAGCAGGAGAGACCGTTGCCCTGAATACAATGAAACATAATGCGCAGGTGGCCTCGGAGTATCTTAACAAAGCCGCACAGAATGCCGAAACCTCAATCAA GCAATTACTCACAGGAGCAGAGACTCTTTGTCTAGCATCTCAACTTCTGCAGTCCATTGACAACATATCTGAGATTCACAATGAAGGCTGA
- the chek2 gene encoding serine/threonine-protein kinase Chk2, translated as MSQEKPVDGSQTQTQSQPQTQSQSGSSSSSAPGSSSQSSSGSGTFSSVDTIPVKDLGSIPEEPEQQPWGRLLPMQRGFRAHDCIEDDAWFGRDSKCNHCFDDPILKKSPRFATYSKKHFRIFREQNNVYVFDNSGNGTFVDGKIIGKGKTLPLANNAVLSLAEEHHKVFVFIDLMVDEQSNLPKEFSDKYLITRKIGAGVCGEVKLAFERETCKKVAVKTINKKDFPASIGTATRNAEREIKILQKIDHPCLIKTEDFFQTDDSYYIVLELMEGGELFDRVKSKHQIEEPIAKLYFYQMLKAVEYLHDNGIIHRDLKPENVLLSSHDDVCVIKITDFNQSKILEESSLMRTLCGTPTYLAPEVFTDAITVGYSRAVDAWSLGVVLFVCLSGYPPFHPNARTGLSVRDQIIQGIYTFIPSKWDNISDDAKDIVKRLLLVDPKARLTIEEALQHPWLMDDAMRKTAKSIMYPKVSGDAKRSREDDDDNEQPPAKKPGTSKKAT; from the exons ATGTCCCAGGAGAAGCCAGTTGATGGCAGCCAGACCCAGACCCAGTCGCAGCCCCAGACCCAGTCGCAGAGTGGCTCCAGTTCTTCCTCTGCTCCAGGCTCCAGCAGCCAGTCATCCTCTGGGTCGGGGACATTCAGCTCAGTGGACACCATCCCAGTGAAGGACCTGGGCTCCATACCAGAGGAGCCTGAGCAACAGCCCTGGGGTCGTCTGCTGCCCATGCAGAGAGGCTTCAGAGCCCATG aCTGCATTGAGGATGATGCTTGGTTTGGCCGGGACAGTAAATGTAATCATTGTTTTGATGACCCCATCCTGAAGAAATCACCCAGATTTGCGACATACAGCAAAAAACATTTCCGGATATTTAGA GAGCAGAATAATGTCTATGTATTTGACAACAGTGGCAATGGCACGTTTGTTGACGGTAAAATTATTGGGAAAGGAAAAACTTTACCACTAGCAAACAATGCAGTGTTGTCCCTTGCTGAGGAACATCACAAAG TGTTTGTGTTCATTGATCTCATGGTGGATGAACAGTCCAACCTCCCCAAAGAGTTCAGTGATAAATACCTGATCACCAGAAAGATTGGCGC tggtgtgtgtggggaagTGAAGCTGGCCTTTGAGAGGGAAACTTGCAAAAAGGTGGCTGTGAAGACCATTAACAAGAAGGATTTTCCAGCATCTATTGGT ACTGCCACGCGTAATGCAGAACGCGAGATCAAGATCCTCCAAAAGATTGACCAT CCATGTCTGATCAAAACAGAAGATTTCTTCCAAACCGATGACTCCTACTACATTGTTTTAGAGCT CATGGAAGGTGGAGAACTCTTTGACAGAGTCAAAAGCAAGCATCAGATTGAGGAGCCAATTGCCAAGCTCTATTTTTACCAGATGTTAAAAGCAGTAGAG TACCTTCACGACAATGGCATCATCCACAGGGACCTTAAACCTGAAAATGTGTTGCTTTCATCTCACGATGATGTCTGTGTCATTAAG ATCACAGATTTCAATCAGTCCAAGATATTGGAGGAGTCTTCCCTAATGAGGACCCTTTGTGGAACACCCACATACCTGGCACCTGAGGTTTTCACTGACGCCATCACCGTGGGCTACAGCAGGGCTGTAGATGCCTGGAGTTTAGGGGTTGTCCTGTTTGTGTG CTTGTCTGGCTACCCCCCATTCCACCCCAATGCACGAACAGGGTTGTCTGTCAGGGATCAGATCATTCAAGGGATTTATACGTTCATTCCAAGCAAATGGGATAACATCTCCGATGACG CCAAAGATATAGTGAAGAGGCTCCTTCTTGTTGACCCCAAGGCCCGTCTCACTATTGAGGAGGCCTTGCAGCATCCTTGGCTAATG GATGATGCCATGAGGAAGACGGCTAAAAGCATCATGTACCCTAAGGTTTCTGGAGATGCCAAAAGATCACGAGAAGACGATGACGACAATGAGCAGCCGCCAGCGAAGAAGCCAGGCACATCCAAAAAGGCAACATGA
- the gstt2 gene encoding glutathione S-transferase theta-2 encodes MAGGNVIEVYLDLLSQPCRAIHIFLNFNRIPHNVKTVAIRKGENRTPEFTKLNPMQKVPVMVDNDFVLTESDAILKYLANKYNVPGNWYPCHPERRARVDEFTAWHHTNIRPHAAKVFWMEVLLPRMTGQPTDPLKLERALGDLRDTLDKLEKMFLKKQAFLCGDDISLADLLAVCEVMQPLGGGRDILKDRPNLLRWRSRIQSALGDSFDKAHTVLYRLRDRAKAKL; translated from the exons ATGGCTGGTGGAAATGTCATTGAAGTGTATTTAGATTTATTGTCACAACCATGCAGGGCAATACATATATTTCTGAACTTTAATAGAATTCCGCACAATGTGAAAACAGTTGCGATACGAAAAG gggaAAATAGGACGCCAGAGTTTACAAAACTCAACCCAATGCAAAAGGTCCCCGTGATGGTCGACAATGACTTTGTTTTGACTGAGAG TGATGCCATATTGAAGTACCTGGCCAACAAATACAATGTTCCAGGCAACTGGTATCCATGCCATCCAGAAAGAAGGGCGAGAGTGGATGAGTTCACAGCTTGGCACCATACTAACATACGGCCACATGCAGCCAAGGTGTTTTGGATGGAG GTGTTACTGCCACGTATGACAGGGCAACCCACAGACCCACTGAAGTTGGAGAGGGCTTTGGGAGACCTCCGTGACACACTGGATAAGCTGGAGAAAATGTTCCTCAAGAAGCAGGCCTTCCTCTGTGGAGATGACATCAGCCTGGCTGACCTGTTGGCAGTGTGTGAAGTCATGCAG CCCCTAGGTGGCGGTAGAGACATCCTGAAGGATCGTCCCAACTTGCTGAGATGGAGAAGTCGGATCCAGTCTGCACTGGGAGACTCTTTTGACAAAGCACACACAGTGCTGTACAGACTTCGGGACAGGGCCAAAGCCAAGCTGTGA